The Paracoccus sp. MC1862 genome includes a window with the following:
- the ruvA gene encoding Holliday junction branch migration protein RuvA: protein MIGRIAGLILHRAADHVLIDVRGVGYIVHVSERTAAGLPPVGQVAALYTDLLVREDLLQLFGFPTLLEKEWHRLLTSVQGIGAKASLAILGTLGPEGLGRAIALGDWAAVRRAPGVGPKLAQRVVLELKDKAPGIIAMGGALTVDAGAVLDAAEPGIEPAAPAAAPTSAPAWNAGSAAASADALSALTNLGYGPSEAASAVAEAAAREPGAGTAALIRAALKSLAPKE from the coding sequence ATGATCGGGCGGATTGCCGGGCTGATCCTGCACCGCGCCGCCGACCACGTGCTGATCGACGTGCGCGGCGTGGGCTATATCGTCCATGTCAGCGAGCGCACGGCAGCGGGCCTGCCTCCGGTCGGGCAGGTGGCGGCTTTATATACCGACCTGCTGGTGCGCGAGGACCTGCTGCAGCTTTTCGGCTTCCCGACGCTGCTGGAAAAGGAATGGCACCGGCTGCTGACCTCGGTCCAGGGGATCGGGGCCAAGGCCTCGCTGGCGATCCTGGGGACCTTGGGGCCCGAGGGACTGGGCCGCGCCATTGCGCTGGGCGACTGGGCCGCGGTGCGGCGTGCGCCGGGCGTGGGGCCGAAGCTCGCGCAGCGGGTGGTGCTGGAACTGAAGGACAAGGCGCCGGGGATCATCGCCATGGGCGGCGCGCTGACGGTGGACGCGGGCGCGGTGCTGGATGCGGCCGAGCCGGGCATCGAGCCCGCCGCGCCCGCGGCCGCGCCGACCTCTGCGCCTGCGTGGAACGCCGGCTCAGCGGCGGCCTCGGCCGATGCGCTGTCGGCACTGACGAACCTTGGCTATGGTCCGTCCGAGGCAGCGAGTGCCGTGGCCGAGGCCGCCGCGCGGGAACCCGGCGCCGGCACCGCCGCGTTGATCCGGGCGGCGCTCAAGTCTCTGGCGCCCAAGGAATAA
- a CDS encoding monovalent cation/H+ antiporter subunit D: MNHWLVIPVVLPAFVGPLIVLAMRQDLLLQRVFSTAATAGQLLLALWLMLQAMGGDVQVYRLGNWAAPFGIVLMLDRLAALMLVLTGVVGLLVQLYAIGSGWDRRGKHFHALWQFQLMGVNGAFLTGDAFNLFVFFEILLIASYGLMIQAGGELRLRAGVQYVVYNLAGSSLFLAALGTIYSATGTLNMADMAMRVAQMPATDTAVLRVGAVLLMLVFAIKAALVPLHFWLPATYARAPGPVAALFAIMTKVGVYGIIRFFTLVFPADSVIERFAADILLPAALVTLIVGQLGVLGSRHMGRMAAFAALGSVGTLMIAVAQFRLPGLTAGIWYLVHSTLASAALFLAVDLIGTRRRDASLWLRPAPPILQAGIVAALYFAAAIGMAGLPPLSGFLGKLAVLQAVRNGEGTAVIWGIVLVTSIFAIVGLARAGSLVFWKAHAAEDFLPDRQEPDEPPHDRTFPSAGLALTATGALIAGMVALTVLAGPMMRYADATARQLMNPAPYIEAVLVGQEGVK; this comes from the coding sequence ATGAACCACTGGCTTGTCATCCCGGTCGTCCTGCCAGCCTTCGTCGGCCCGCTGATCGTCCTGGCGATGCGGCAGGACCTGCTTCTGCAGCGCGTCTTCAGCACCGCCGCGACCGCGGGGCAACTGCTGCTCGCGCTCTGGCTGATGCTGCAGGCGATGGGCGGGGACGTGCAGGTCTATCGGCTGGGAAACTGGGCCGCGCCCTTCGGCATCGTGCTGATGCTGGACCGGCTGGCGGCGCTGATGCTGGTGCTGACGGGGGTGGTGGGGCTGCTGGTGCAGCTTTACGCCATCGGTTCGGGCTGGGACCGCAGGGGCAAGCATTTTCATGCGCTGTGGCAGTTCCAGTTGATGGGCGTCAACGGCGCTTTCCTGACCGGCGACGCCTTCAATCTCTTCGTCTTCTTCGAAATCCTGCTGATCGCCAGCTACGGGCTGATGATCCAGGCGGGCGGAGAGCTGCGGCTGCGCGCGGGCGTGCAATATGTCGTCTACAACCTCGCCGGATCGTCTCTGTTCCTCGCCGCGCTGGGGACGATCTATTCCGCGACCGGCACGCTGAACATGGCCGACATGGCGATGCGCGTGGCGCAGATGCCCGCGACCGACACGGCGGTGCTGCGCGTGGGCGCGGTGCTGCTGATGCTGGTCTTCGCGATCAAGGCGGCGCTGGTGCCGCTGCATTTCTGGCTGCCCGCGACCTATGCCCGCGCGCCCGGTCCCGTCGCGGCGCTGTTCGCGATCATGACCAAGGTTGGCGTTTACGGCATCATCCGCTTCTTCACCCTGGTCTTCCCCGCCGACAGCGTGATCGAGCGTTTCGCCGCCGACATCCTGCTGCCCGCGGCCCTTGTCACGCTGATCGTGGGGCAGTTGGGCGTTCTCGGCTCGCGCCACATGGGACGGATGGCAGCCTTCGCGGCGCTGGGGTCGGTCGGCACGCTGATGATCGCGGTGGCGCAGTTCCGGCTACCCGGTCTGACGGCGGGGATCTGGTATCTCGTCCATTCGACGCTGGCCTCGGCGGCGCTGTTCCTGGCGGTGGACCTGATCGGCACAAGGCGGCGTGACGCGAGCCTGTGGCTGCGCCCCGCCCCGCCCATCCTGCAGGCGGGGATCGTCGCCGCGCTGTATTTCGCGGCCGCCATCGGGATGGCGGGCCTGCCGCCGCTGTCGGGCTTTCTCGGCAAGCTGGCAGTGCTGCAGGCGGTGCGGAACGGAGAAGGCACGGCGGTGATCTGGGGCATCGTCCTCGTCACCTCGATCTTCGCCATTGTCGGGCTGGCCCGCGCGGGCTCGCTGGTCTTCTGGAAGGCCCATGCGGCCGAGGACTTCCTGCCCGACCGGCAGGAACCCGACGAGCCGCCGCATGACCGGACCTTCCCCTCGGCCGGGCTGGCGCTGACGGCGACGGGGGCACTGATCGCGGGCATGGTGGCGCTCACCGTGCTTGCAGGGCCGATGATGCGCTATGCCGATGCCACCGCCCGCCAACTGATGAACCCTGCCCCTTACATCGAGGCCGTGCTGGTCGGACAGGAGGGGGTGAAATGA
- the htpX gene encoding zinc metalloprotease HtpX produces MQGNTRTFLLMAAMTALLMGMGWLIGGSGGAILALVVAGVGNVWAWWNSDKAVLRQHGAMPVTEAEAPDLVRMVRQLAERAGLPMPAVYVLATEQPNAFATGRNPENSAVAVTQGLLRILTRDELAGVIAHELAHIRHRDTLTMTVTATMAGAIAMLGNMMLFTGNRDRPGGALGGILAMILAPLAAMLVQMAVSRSREYVADRSGAEICGNPMALASALAKIANAAGRTVNIPAERNPASASMFIINPLGALRMDKLFSTHPSTQERIDLLARMQVAPVARSSVPPVRRG; encoded by the coding sequence ATGCAGGGCAACACGCGCACATTCCTTCTCATGGCGGCGATGACGGCGCTGCTGATGGGGATGGGCTGGCTTATCGGAGGGAGCGGCGGCGCGATCCTTGCGCTGGTCGTGGCGGGGGTCGGCAACGTCTGGGCCTGGTGGAACAGCGACAAGGCGGTCCTGCGCCAGCATGGCGCGATGCCCGTGACCGAGGCCGAGGCGCCCGATCTGGTGCGGATGGTCCGGCAGCTTGCGGAACGTGCCGGGCTGCCGATGCCCGCCGTCTATGTGCTGGCGACCGAGCAGCCCAATGCCTTCGCCACCGGGCGCAACCCCGAGAACTCGGCGGTGGCGGTGACGCAGGGGCTGCTGCGGATACTGACCCGTGACGAACTGGCGGGCGTGATTGCGCATGAACTGGCCCATATCAGGCACCGCGACACGCTGACGATGACGGTGACCGCGACGATGGCAGGGGCGATCGCGATGCTGGGCAACATGATGCTGTTCACCGGCAATCGCGACCGGCCGGGCGGGGCGCTGGGCGGCATCCTCGCCATGATCCTCGCGCCCTTGGCGGCGATGCTGGTGCAGATGGCGGTCTCGCGGTCGCGGGAATATGTGGCGGACCGCTCGGGGGCGGAGATCTGCGGCAACCCGATGGCTTTGGCCTCGGCACTGGCGAAGATCGCCAATGCGGCGGGGCGGACGGTCAACATCCCGGCGGAACGCAACCCGGCCTCGGCGTCGATGTTCATCATCAACCCGCTGGGGGCATTGCGGATGGACAAGCTGTTCTCGACCCATCCCTCGACGCAGGAGCGGATTGACCTGCTGGCGCGGATGCAGGTCGCGCCCGTCGCCCGCAGTTCCGTCCCCCCGGTGCGGCGCGGATGA
- the ruvB gene encoding Holliday junction branch migration DNA helicase RuvB gives MTPDPALRGERMEGEAEDRALRPQKLEEFIGQAEARANLRVFIDSARMRGQAMDHTLFHGPPGLGKTTLAQIMARELGVNFKMTSGPVLARAGDLAAILTNLEARDVLFIDEIHRMNPAVEEVLYPALEDFELDLVIGEGPAARTVRIELQPFTLVGATTRLGLLTTPLRDRFGIPTRLQFYTVEELDLIVTRGARLMGIKAEPEGTWEIARRARGTPRIAGRLLRRVVDFALVEGDGRLTRELADMALTRLGVDDLGLDSADRRYLTLMAEHYGGGPVGVETLSAALSESRDAIEEVIEPYLLQQGLILRTPRGRMLGHLGWRHLGLDMPRAAQAGLFDE, from the coding sequence ATGACCCCTGATCCTGCCCTGCGCGGCGAGCGGATGGAGGGCGAGGCCGAGGACCGCGCCCTTCGCCCCCAGAAGCTTGAGGAGTTCATCGGCCAGGCCGAGGCGCGCGCCAACCTGCGCGTCTTCATCGACAGCGCCCGGATGCGGGGACAGGCGATGGATCACACGCTGTTCCACGGCCCCCCGGGCCTCGGCAAGACCACGCTGGCGCAGATCATGGCGCGGGAACTGGGCGTGAACTTCAAGATGACCTCGGGGCCGGTGCTGGCGCGGGCGGGCGATCTGGCGGCGATCCTGACCAACCTGGAAGCCCGCGACGTGCTGTTCATCGACGAGATCCACCGGATGAACCCGGCGGTCGAGGAAGTCCTGTATCCGGCGCTGGAAGATTTCGAGCTGGACCTCGTGATCGGCGAGGGACCTGCGGCGCGCACCGTGCGGATCGAACTGCAGCCCTTCACGCTGGTCGGCGCGACGACGCGGCTGGGCTTGTTGACGACCCCGCTGCGCGATCGCTTCGGCATCCCGACCCGGCTGCAGTTCTATACGGTCGAGGAACTGGACCTGATCGTCACTCGTGGCGCCCGACTGATGGGCATCAAGGCCGAGCCGGAGGGCACGTGGGAAATCGCCCGCCGCGCGCGGGGCACCCCCCGGATCGCGGGCCGGCTGCTGCGCCGGGTCGTGGACTTTGCGCTGGTCGAGGGAGACGGGCGGCTGACGCGCGAACTGGCCGACATGGCGCTGACGCGGCTGGGGGTGGACGACCTCGGGCTGGACTCGGCCGACCGACGGTATCTCACGCTGATGGCCGAGCATTACGGCGGCGGGCCGGTCGGGGTGGAAACGCTGTCCGCCGCGCTGTCAGAAAGCCGCGACGCCATCGAGGAAGTGATCGAGCCCTACCTGCTGCAACAGGGCTTGATCCTGCGCACGCCGCGTGGCCGGATGCTCGGGCATTTGGGGTGGCGGCATCTGGGGCTGGACATGCCCAGGGCCGCGCAGGCAGGATTGTTCGATGAGTGA
- a CDS encoding primosomal protein N', which translates to MTTHFPERARIGVLTTEPVGRLDYLSPEGGVLLGQLVVVPLGPRRVLGVVWGKGMGDFDAAKLRPVARLVDAAPFGEGMLEFIGRAADYTLTPLPVMLRMTLRAPDLDQPPAARRVVHRVGPPPDRMTEARAAVLRVIEEHGGAGFAPSELAQLAGVGASVVKGLVGTGTLVETEAPKDAPYPRLDPSLPGKPLAPDQAEAAEALRTGLRGGGYATTLLRGVTGSGKTEVYLEAVAETLRMGRQALVLLPEIALSAEFIDRVEARFGARPGEWHSGITRTERRRLWHMAGRGEVGVVVGARSALFLPFRDLGLIVVDEEHDGSYKQDETVHYNARDMAVLRASIEGAQVVLASATPSVETWVNAATGKYRRVDLRARYGEAELPDMAAIDLRKEDLPSGRWISPTLGRAVEERLERGEQSLLFLNRRGYAPVTTCRACGHQIGCDDCDARMVEHRFQRRLICHQCGATKPIPVACPACGVEGKLAAIGPGVERLGEEVAERFPGKRAVVLSSDLYTSARVLKETIANIAAGDADIIIGTQIVAKGHNFPQLTLVGVIDADLGLQGADLRAAERSFQLMRQVAGRAGRQAGDRPGLALLQTHQPEHPVIRAILSGDDEAFWNAEAESRHAARMPPFSRLAGIILSHPDQPVVEAYAQELARRAAPLSEIGAELFGPAPAPIARVRARYRVRMLVRAPRQAPLQSAIAAWLAVAPKAPTNLRLAVDIDPQSFL; encoded by the coding sequence ATGACCACGCATTTCCCTGAACGCGCCCGCATCGGGGTGCTGACGACCGAGCCGGTGGGCCGGCTCGACTACCTCTCGCCCGAGGGGGGCGTGCTGCTGGGACAACTGGTCGTCGTGCCGTTGGGACCGCGCCGGGTGCTGGGCGTGGTCTGGGGCAAGGGGATGGGCGACTTCGACGCGGCCAAGCTGCGGCCTGTCGCGCGGCTGGTGGACGCCGCCCCATTCGGCGAGGGGATGCTGGAGTTCATCGGGCGCGCCGCCGACTACACCCTGACGCCCCTGCCGGTGATGCTGCGGATGACGCTGCGCGCGCCCGACCTGGACCAGCCGCCAGCCGCCCGCCGCGTCGTCCACCGCGTGGGACCGCCACCCGACCGCATGACCGAGGCGCGGGCCGCCGTCCTGCGGGTGATCGAGGAGCATGGCGGCGCGGGCTTCGCCCCTTCGGAACTGGCGCAACTGGCAGGGGTCGGCGCCTCGGTCGTCAAGGGGCTGGTCGGCACGGGAACGCTGGTCGAGACCGAGGCGCCGAAGGACGCGCCTTATCCGCGGCTCGACCCTTCGCTGCCGGGAAAGCCGCTGGCGCCGGATCAGGCAGAGGCGGCCGAGGCTCTGCGAACCGGCCTGCGCGGCGGCGGCTATGCGACGACCCTGCTGCGGGGGGTCACCGGCTCGGGCAAGACCGAGGTCTATCTGGAAGCCGTGGCCGAGACCCTGCGGATGGGCCGGCAGGCGCTGGTCCTGTTGCCGGAAATAGCGCTGTCGGCCGAGTTCATCGACCGTGTCGAGGCCCGCTTCGGTGCCCGTCCCGGCGAGTGGCACTCGGGCATCACCCGCACCGAGCGCCGCCGGTTGTGGCACATGGCGGGGCGGGGCGAGGTGGGCGTGGTCGTCGGCGCAAGGTCCGCGCTGTTCCTGCCCTTCCGCGACCTCGGCCTGATCGTGGTCGATGAGGAACATGACGGCTCCTACAAGCAGGACGAGACGGTGCATTACAACGCCCGCGACATGGCCGTGCTGCGCGCCAGCATCGAGGGGGCGCAGGTGGTGCTGGCCTCGGCCACCCCTTCGGTCGAGACCTGGGTGAATGCGGCGACCGGCAAGTATCGCCGCGTGGACCTGCGCGCCCGCTATGGCGAGGCGGAACTGCCCGACATGGCCGCCATCGACCTGCGGAAAGAGGACCTGCCCTCGGGCCGCTGGATTTCCCCCACCCTCGGCCGGGCGGTCGAGGAGCGGCTGGAGCGGGGGGAACAGTCTCTGCTGTTCCTCAACCGCCGAGGCTATGCACCGGTGACGACCTGCCGGGCCTGCGGCCACCAGATCGGCTGCGACGACTGCGACGCGCGGATGGTGGAGCACCGCTTCCAGCGGCGGCTGATCTGCCACCAGTGCGGCGCGACCAAGCCGATCCCGGTGGCCTGCCCGGCCTGCGGCGTCGAGGGCAAGCTCGCCGCCATCGGCCCCGGCGTCGAGCGGCTGGGCGAAGAGGTGGCCGAGCGTTTCCCCGGCAAGCGCGCGGTGGTGCTGTCCTCGGACCTCTATACCTCGGCCCGGGTGTTGAAGGAGACGATCGCGAACATCGCGGCGGGGGATGCCGACATCATCATCGGCACCCAGATCGTGGCGAAGGGGCACAACTTTCCCCAGTTGACGCTGGTCGGTGTGATCGACGCGGACCTCGGGCTGCAGGGGGCGGACCTGCGGGCGGCGGAACGGTCCTTCCAGCTGATGCGGCAGGTAGCCGGGCGAGCCGGACGGCAAGCGGGCGACCGGCCGGGCCTTGCGCTGCTGCAGACGCACCAGCCCGAGCATCCGGTGATCCGCGCGATCCTGTCGGGTGACGACGAGGCCTTCTGGAACGCCGAAGCCGAATCGCGCCACGCCGCCCGCATGCCGCCCTTCTCTCGACTTGCGGGCATCATCCTGTCCCACCCCGACCAGCCGGTGGTCGAGGCATACGCGCAGGAACTCGCCCGCCGCGCCGCGCCCCTCTCCGAGATCGGAGCCGAGCTGTTCGGCCCCGCGCCCGCACCCATCGCGCGGGTGCGGGCGCGCTATCGCGTGCGGATGCTGGTCCGCGCGCCCCGGCAGGCGCCGCTGCAATCGGCCATCGCGGCGTGGCTCGCCGTTGCACCGAAAGCGCCGACGAACCTGCGCCTCGCGGTGGACATCGACCCGCAGAGCTTCCTTTGA
- the ruvC gene encoding crossover junction endodeoxyribonuclease RuvC — protein MKVLGIDPGLVNMGWGIIVADGSRLRHVANGIIRSDSKGLAARLCDLHRGLVAVIAAHAPDAAAVEQTFVNKDAVGTLKLGQARGVALLAPAQAGIEVGEYAPNAVKKAIVGVGHAQKQQVEHMVRFQLPGVELAGPDAADALAIAICHARHLQSRSLRIKVVA, from the coding sequence ATGAAGGTTCTGGGCATCGACCCCGGTCTGGTCAACATGGGCTGGGGGATCATCGTCGCCGATGGCTCTCGCCTGCGGCATGTGGCGAACGGGATCATCCGGTCGGACAGCAAGGGATTGGCCGCGCGGCTCTGCGACCTGCACCGGGGGCTGGTGGCGGTGATCGCGGCGCATGCGCCCGACGCGGCGGCGGTGGAGCAGACCTTCGTCAACAAGGACGCGGTCGGGACCCTGAAGCTGGGGCAGGCGCGGGGGGTGGCGCTGCTGGCGCCCGCGCAGGCGGGGATCGAGGTCGGGGAATATGCGCCCAACGCCGTGAAGAAGGCGATCGTCGGCGTGGGCCACGCGCAGAAGCAGCAGGTGGAACACATGGTCCGCTTCCAGTTGCCGGGGGTCGAGCTTGCGGGACCGGATGCGGCGGATGCGCTGGCCATCGCCATCTGCCACGCCCGCCACCTGCAGAGCCGCAGCCTTCGCATCAAGGTCGTCGCATGA
- a CDS encoding Na+/H+ antiporter subunit C — translation MEVLIASAIGTLTAAGVYLTLRKRSFAVIVGMTLLSYATNLFLFATGRLVIDLPPILNDAAPGYTDPLPQALVLTAIVISFGMTAVTLMMALGAFIEGGDDRIDLPGRDRKGPRP, via the coding sequence ATGGAGGTCCTGATCGCCTCGGCCATCGGCACCCTGACCGCCGCCGGAGTCTACCTGACCCTTCGCAAGCGCAGCTTCGCGGTGATCGTGGGGATGACGCTGCTGAGCTATGCCACCAACCTGTTCCTGTTCGCGACGGGGCGGCTGGTGATCGACCTTCCGCCGATCCTGAATGATGCCGCGCCGGGCTATACCGACCCGCTGCCGCAGGCACTGGTGCTGACCGCCATCGTCATTTCCTTCGGGATGACGGCGGTCACGTTGATGATGGCGCTGGGCGCTTTCATCGAGGGCGGCGACGACCGCATCGACCTGCCCGGCCGCGACCGCAAGGGGCCGCGCCCATGA
- a CDS encoding monovalent cation/H+ antiporter subunit A yields MSPALIAVLPFLGALLPGLMVRSGRNAAAIACGTVTALALLGLLLHIPAIMAGELITAQLAWMPQVGLNADFMIDGLGLLFGILILGIGLLIILYARFYLSEQDAAGPFFTYLMLFQGAMTGIVLSDNILMMLVFWELTSLSSFLLIGFWKHLPEGRQGARMALTVTALGGLAMIAGCLMLGQVAGSYRLSEIIAQREAIQGSDLYLPALLLILLGAFTKSAQFPFHFWLPRAMAAPTPVSAYLHSATMVKAGIFLMARLWPVLAGTPEWFGIVATTGLVTMMVGGVIALFQDDLKGLLAYSTVSHLGLITMLLGFGTEKAAVAAMFHIVAHATFKAALFMCAGIIDHAAHTRSIQRLGGLRALMPLTFGLVLIASLSMAGVPPFNGFLSKEMMLEEAAAQSWHGLEWVIPYGATLAALVSVAYSLRLVAHVFLGPRRQDYPHAPHDPEPGLWSGPALLVVLVVVTGLFPNATVGWLVAAAGAAVTQAPQYPHFTLWHGVTPALMMSVVAIAGGALLLALWRPAESARLRLPRPDAKRIFDGIEGGIARIACDFSESFTNGSMSRALSLLMLTCVICGFAAWHTGLARPEPRPMLPVTPVALMGWVMMLVAVGTLVTLHRRRILALVLVGIVGLIVSCTFVYFSAPDLALTQITVEVVTVILMLLALNFLPKRTVLDTGNAKRGADAFVATLAGLGVGALSYAIMRRDFAFPSISGYMVENSYRLGGGDNVVNVILVDFRGFDTYGEITVLGIAGLAIFAMTEALLGGRASARLRGWTHDMRRAGDRHPLMLVVATRVLLPLSFVVGIYIFLRGHNAPGGGFIAGLVVSVALVMQYMASGYAWAMERQNIPYHALIALGVLAAGITGGGAWFAGQPFLTSAFGYVHLAGVEPVEWATAMGFDTGVFLAVVGAVMLALNSLSRIARAAGESVNAHPMDFRQEGGR; encoded by the coding sequence ATGTCCCCAGCACTGATCGCCGTCCTGCCGTTCCTTGGCGCCCTGTTGCCCGGCCTCATGGTCCGTTCCGGCCGCAACGCCGCCGCCATCGCCTGTGGAACCGTCACCGCGCTCGCGCTTCTGGGACTGCTCCTGCACATCCCCGCGATCATGGCCGGAGAGCTGATTACCGCCCAGCTGGCGTGGATGCCGCAGGTCGGGCTGAACGCGGATTTCATGATCGACGGGCTGGGGCTTCTCTTCGGCATCCTCATCCTCGGGATCGGGCTGCTCATCATCCTCTATGCCCGCTTCTACCTGTCGGAACAGGACGCGGCGGGGCCGTTCTTCACCTACCTGATGCTGTTCCAGGGCGCGATGACGGGCATCGTGCTGTCAGACAACATCCTGATGATGCTCGTCTTCTGGGAACTGACGTCGCTCTCGTCCTTTCTGCTGATCGGCTTCTGGAAGCACCTGCCCGAGGGGCGGCAGGGCGCCCGCATGGCGCTGACCGTGACTGCGCTGGGCGGCCTTGCGATGATCGCGGGCTGCCTGATGCTGGGGCAGGTCGCGGGATCGTATCGCCTGTCCGAGATCATCGCCCAGCGCGAGGCGATCCAGGGATCGGACCTCTACCTGCCGGCGCTGCTGCTGATCCTGCTCGGGGCCTTCACCAAGTCGGCGCAGTTCCCGTTCCATTTCTGGCTGCCGCGCGCCATGGCCGCGCCCACGCCGGTCAGCGCCTACCTGCATTCGGCCACGATGGTGAAGGCCGGGATCTTCCTGATGGCGCGGCTCTGGCCGGTGCTGGCGGGCACGCCCGAGTGGTTCGGGATCGTTGCCACCACGGGCCTTGTCACCATGATGGTCGGGGGGGTGATCGCGCTGTTCCAGGACGACCTCAAGGGCCTGCTGGCCTATTCGACGGTCAGCCATCTGGGCCTCATCACCATGCTTCTGGGCTTCGGCACCGAAAAGGCCGCCGTCGCCGCGATGTTCCACATCGTGGCCCATGCCACCTTCAAGGCCGCGCTGTTCATGTGCGCGGGCATCATCGACCACGCGGCGCACACGCGATCCATCCAACGGCTGGGTGGCCTGCGCGCGTTGATGCCGCTGACCTTCGGGCTGGTGCTGATCGCCTCGCTGTCGATGGCGGGCGTGCCGCCCTTCAACGGCTTCCTGTCGAAAGAGATGATGCTTGAGGAAGCGGCCGCGCAAAGCTGGCACGGCCTCGAATGGGTGATCCCCTATGGCGCGACGCTGGCGGCGCTGGTCTCGGTCGCTTATTCGCTGCGGCTGGTGGCCCATGTTTTCCTCGGGCCAAGGCGTCAGGACTATCCCCACGCGCCCCACGACCCCGAGCCGGGCCTGTGGTCCGGCCCGGCACTGCTGGTGGTGCTGGTCGTCGTCACCGGGCTGTTCCCGAACGCGACCGTCGGCTGGCTGGTCGCCGCCGCGGGCGCCGCCGTCACCCAGGCGCCGCAGTATCCGCATTTCACCTTGTGGCACGGCGTCACGCCCGCGCTGATGATGTCGGTGGTGGCCATCGCCGGCGGCGCGCTGCTGCTGGCGCTGTGGCGCCCGGCCGAGTCCGCCCGCCTGCGTCTGCCGCGTCCCGACGCCAAGCGCATCTTCGACGGGATCGAGGGCGGCATCGCTCGCATCGCCTGCGACTTCAGCGAAAGCTTCACCAATGGCTCGATGTCGCGCGCCCTGTCGCTGCTGATGCTGACCTGCGTGATCTGCGGCTTCGCCGCCTGGCACACCGGCCTCGCCCGCCCCGAGCCGAGGCCGATGCTGCCGGTCACGCCCGTCGCGCTGATGGGCTGGGTGATGATGCTGGTGGCTGTGGGGACGCTGGTCACGCTGCACCGGCGGCGCATCCTCGCGCTGGTGCTTGTGGGCATTGTCGGGCTGATCGTGTCCTGCACCTTTGTCTATTTCTCGGCCCCCGATCTCGCGCTGACACAGATCACGGTCGAGGTCGTCACCGTTATCCTGATGCTGCTGGCGCTGAACTTCCTGCCCAAGCGCACGGTGCTGGACACCGGCAACGCCAAGCGCGGGGCGGATGCCTTTGTGGCGACTCTGGCCGGGCTGGGTGTTGGCGCGTTGTCCTATGCGATCATGCGGCGCGACTTCGCCTTCCCCTCGATCTCGGGCTACATGGTCGAGAACAGCTACAGGCTTGGCGGCGGCGACAATGTCGTCAACGTGATCCTGGTCGATTTCCGCGGCTTTGACACCTATGGCGAGATTACCGTGCTGGGCATTGCCGGGCTGGCCATCTTCGCCATGACCGAGGCGCTGCTGGGCGGCCGCGCATCCGCCCGGCTGCGGGGCTGGACCCATGACATGCGCCGCGCGGGCGACCGCCATCCGCTGATGCTGGTGGTGGCGACGCGGGTGCTGCTGCCGCTGTCCTTCGTGGTGGGCATCTATATCTTCCTGCGCGGCCACAACGCGCCGGGCGGCGGTTTCATCGCCGGCCTTGTCGTCTCGGTCGCGCTGGTCATGCAATACATGGCCTCGGGCTATGCCTGGGCGATGGAACGGCAGAACATCCCCTATCACGCGCTGATCGCGCTTGGGGTGCTGGCGGCCGGGATTACCGGCGGGGGCGCATGGTTCGCGGGCCAGCCGTTCCTGACCTCGGCCTTCGGCTATGTCCATCTGGCGGGCGTCGAGCCGGTCGAATGGGCCACGGCCATGGGCTTCGACACCGGCGTCTTCCTGGCGGTCGTGGGGGCGGTGATGCTGGCGCTGAACTCGCTGTCGCGCATCGCACGGGCGGCGGGAGAAAGCGTCAACGCGCATCCCATGGATTTCCGGCAGGAGGGAGGCCGCTGA
- a CDS encoding PaaI family thioesterase, with protein sequence MSDVEDRLRGSFARQTMMQTLGAELEEASEGRTRIAAPIADHVLQQQGFAHAALAFAIGDSAAGYAALSVLPEGAEVVTVEMKINLLSPAVGDRLVAEGRVIRPGRRIVAVASDVFAEGANGRKHIATLLGTMVPVEP encoded by the coding sequence ATGAGTGACGTGGAAGACCGGCTGCGCGGCAGCTTCGCGCGGCAGACGATGATGCAGACCTTGGGGGCGGAGCTTGAGGAGGCATCCGAGGGCCGGACCCGGATCGCTGCCCCCATCGCGGACCATGTGCTGCAGCAGCAGGGCTTCGCCCATGCGGCGCTGGCCTTCGCCATCGGCGATTCGGCGGCAGGCTACGCGGCTTTGTCGGTGCTGCCGGAAGGGGCCGAGGTTGTCACGGTCGAGATGAAGATCAACCTTCTGTCTCCTGCCGTGGGCGACCGTCTCGTGGCCGAGGGCCGGGTGATCCGCCCGGGCCGCCGTATTGTCGCGGTAGCGTCCGACGTGTTCGCGGAAGGCGCGAACGGCCGCAAGCACATCGCCACGCTGCTGGGCACGATGGTCCCGGTCGAGCCATGA